One Thermofilum pendens Hrk 5 DNA segment encodes these proteins:
- a CDS encoding 50S ribosomal protein L21e yields the protein MRHSHGYRNRGRKLLRKHPRRRGYGGLSRLMYEYNPGDRVVIDIDPTFIETAPHRRYQGRVGRVVEKRGRAYVIEVVLGSKVKKIITTKEHIKPLTTPQQSA from the coding sequence ATGCGGCATTCGCATGGGTACCGGAACAGAGGCAGAAAGCTGTTGCGCAAGCATCCGCGGAGAAGGGGTTACGGGGGTCTTAGCAGGCTAATGTACGAGTACAACCCTGGAGACAGAGTAGTAATAGACATTGACCCCACGTTCATAGAGACTGCGCCGCACAGGCGCTATCAGGGAAGGGTAGGCCGCGTAGTTGAGAAGAGGGGCCGGGCCTACGTTATCGAGGTAGTCCTCGGGAGCAAGGTGAAAAAGATAATCACGACGAAGGAGCACATTAAGCCGTTGACTACTCCCCAGCAGTCCGCGTAG